A region from the Arthrobacter gengyunqii genome encodes:
- a CDS encoding alpha/beta hydrolase — protein sequence MSALTLASTLILLVAGAFIPGCRPVRPTRGGTQAARLSARPDASVSAISVHAAASVQPALRTVGDGDALLRLPALPPGFPDTPEKSLPLLLVLHGAGSGAAEGISELAGLADEFGIALLAPSSRSGTWDAIRGNYDADVRRINSALEDTFAAVRIDPHRIGVAGFSDGASYALGLGLANGDLFSRAIAFSPGFIPGGPRRGIPPFFVSHGAGDDVLPIHVTARKIVPALERDGYQVTYREFDGGHTVPPRIARDALAWLCW from the coding sequence ATGTCTGCACTCACATTGGCTTCGACGCTGATCCTGCTGGTTGCCGGTGCTTTCATTCCGGGCTGCCGTCCCGTTCGTCCCACCCGCGGCGGAACACAGGCAGCGCGCCTGTCTGCCCGCCCGGATGCATCCGTCAGCGCGATATCGGTTCATGCAGCAGCATCCGTGCAGCCGGCGCTGCGCACAGTGGGAGACGGGGACGCCCTGCTCCGTCTCCCGGCGCTTCCTCCCGGTTTTCCCGATACTCCGGAGAAGTCCCTGCCGCTGCTGCTGGTCCTGCACGGTGCCGGCTCAGGCGCCGCCGAAGGAATATCGGAGCTGGCGGGGCTGGCGGATGAATTCGGCATTGCACTGCTGGCGCCGTCTTCCCGCTCGGGCACATGGGATGCCATCCGCGGAAACTATGACGCAGACGTGCGCCGGATCAACAGTGCGCTTGAGGACACCTTTGCCGCGGTGCGCATTGATCCCCACCGGATTGGTGTTGCCGGTTTTTCCGACGGGGCGTCTTATGCCCTGGGGCTGGGGCTGGCCAACGGAGATTTGTTCTCCCGGGCCATCGCGTTCTCACCGGGTTTCATCCCCGGCGGCCCGCGCCGGGGGATCCCTCCATTCTTCGTGTCCCATGGCGCCGGTGACGACGTCCTGCCCATCCACGTGACCGCCCGCAAGATCGTGCCGGCACTCGAACGTGACGGGTACCAGGTCACCTATCGGGAGTTCGACGGCGGCCACACCGTTCCGCCGCGGATCGCCCGGGACGCTCTGGCCTGGCTGTGCTGGTAG
- a CDS encoding TIGR03086 family metal-binding protein produces the protein MRAPVDFRHAARDTGAVIARIQDDQLSWPTPSPDYTVGDLLEHIDGLSLEFQLSAHKTALPPGAGEVPEADGRNLAEGWRERIPNQLTALAGAWADPAAWDGETVAGRVPLDAVDAGMFALDEIIVHGWDLARSTGQRYNPDLRAVQACAEFLGEQPRNPDLFGPVVPVDDSASPLDRLVGLTGRDPAWIPEI, from the coding sequence ATGCGTGCTCCAGTCGATTTCCGCCATGCAGCCCGTGACACCGGCGCCGTGATCGCCCGAATCCAGGATGACCAGCTCAGCTGGCCCACACCGTCGCCCGACTACACGGTGGGCGACCTTCTGGAGCACATCGACGGACTGTCGCTGGAATTCCAGCTCTCCGCGCACAAGACTGCCCTGCCGCCGGGAGCCGGGGAGGTTCCTGAAGCGGACGGCAGGAACCTGGCCGAAGGCTGGCGTGAGCGCATTCCCAACCAGCTCACTGCCCTGGCCGGCGCCTGGGCGGATCCGGCGGCGTGGGACGGGGAGACGGTGGCGGGCCGGGTTCCGCTCGATGCTGTGGATGCCGGCATGTTTGCTCTGGACGAGATCATTGTGCACGGCTGGGATCTGGCGCGCTCCACCGGACAGAGATACAACCCGGATCTGCGTGCCGTACAGGCCTGTGCGGAGTTCCTCGGCGAACAGCCCCGTAATCCGGACCTCTTCGGCCCGGTGGTTCCGGTTGATGACTCTGCTTCGCCGCTGGACCGGCTGGTGGGACTGACCGGGCGCGATCCCGCCTGGATTCCCGAGATCTGA
- a CDS encoding PadR family transcriptional regulator gives MEEDLLGGHLQELRRGTVVLACLSILKQPGYGYGLLEELERAGFGVEANTLYPLLRRLEKQGLLTSSWDTEEARPRKFYTTSEKGTELLDALLKDWEKLHASIRQLNEGNQS, from the coding sequence ATGGAAGAAGATCTGCTCGGTGGACATCTTCAGGAACTGCGCCGGGGAACCGTGGTGCTGGCCTGCCTCTCCATCCTGAAACAGCCCGGCTACGGCTACGGCCTGCTCGAAGAACTGGAACGAGCAGGATTCGGCGTCGAGGCCAACACCCTTTACCCATTGCTGCGCCGCTTGGAAAAACAGGGGCTGCTCACCAGCTCCTGGGACACCGAAGAGGCCCGTCCGCGGAAGTTCTACACCACCAGCGAGAAGGGCACCGAGTTACTGGACGCCCTGCTGAAGGATTGGGAAAAACTGCATGCCTCCATTCGCCAACTCAACGAAGGAAACCAATCATGA
- a CDS encoding permease prefix domain 1-containing protein yields the protein MSTLTDRYVFAALAAIPEAQRSDIERELRTSIADAVEARTDAGQSPAEAERLVLTEFGDPVRLAASYTDRPLYLIGPDLFLDWWRLLKRVLAIVVPLAFVATVVFRMTTDPEDPTQAFGAALSNSLGAVVQVGFWLTLVFAVIQYNGTRRKDLGLAPWSPAALPSLPRQASVSLGDTIATVVLLAFFIGLLLWQKVGSLLFLDGEPVVVLQDSLWSFWLPSLIALLAAKAVFAVVLYVSGRWTYLFAAVNTALALLFTVPVLWLLATDRVFDLTILSADGRGQEASSWTVGITAATVLVIGVWEIADGFIKAFKASRAAPAVSVPVPSS from the coding sequence ATGAGCACCCTCACTGACCGGTACGTCTTCGCTGCCCTTGCCGCCATTCCCGAGGCCCAGCGGTCCGACATCGAGCGGGAACTCCGCACGTCCATTGCAGACGCCGTCGAAGCCCGGACCGACGCGGGCCAGTCACCGGCTGAAGCCGAACGCCTTGTCCTCACCGAGTTCGGAGATCCCGTGCGGTTGGCCGCCAGCTACACGGACCGCCCCCTCTACCTGATTGGACCGGACCTTTTCCTGGACTGGTGGCGGCTGCTGAAACGGGTGCTGGCGATCGTGGTGCCTCTCGCCTTCGTGGCCACGGTGGTGTTCCGGATGACAACTGATCCCGAAGATCCGACCCAGGCCTTTGGTGCGGCTCTCAGCAACTCCCTCGGAGCGGTGGTGCAGGTCGGCTTCTGGCTCACCTTGGTTTTTGCGGTCATCCAGTACAACGGAACGCGCCGGAAGGATCTGGGGCTGGCCCCGTGGTCCCCGGCTGCGCTCCCCTCCCTGCCGCGGCAGGCCTCGGTTTCCCTGGGTGACACGATCGCCACGGTGGTGCTTCTCGCGTTCTTCATCGGACTGCTGCTGTGGCAAAAAGTGGGATCGCTGCTGTTCCTTGACGGTGAACCCGTAGTGGTCCTGCAGGACAGCCTCTGGAGTTTTTGGCTCCCGTCCCTGATCGCCCTGCTGGCAGCCAAGGCGGTGTTCGCCGTCGTCCTCTATGTTTCCGGACGATGGACCTATCTCTTCGCCGCCGTGAACACCGCCCTGGCACTGCTGTTTACGGTTCCGGTGCTCTGGCTGCTGGCCACGGACAGGGTCTTTGACTTGACCATCCTCAGCGCCGACGGCAGGGGACAAGAGGCCTCGTCGTGGACCGTCGGGATCACCGCTGCCACAGTGCTGGTCATTGGCGTGTGGGAGATCGCCGACGGATTCATCAAGGCCTTCAAGGCCTCACGCGCGGCGCCGGCCGTGTCAGTGCCGGTCCCGTCTAGCTGA
- a CDS encoding LysE family translocator, giving the protein MDFQQFAGFAIVSVTLAMTPGADWAYCISSGLRARRIAPAVAGLSAGYLFHTALIVAGLAALISATPQLLAGLTLLGAAYLLWLGISTLRTWRSAGFTTTTAGSGGSGAGGSTGGAGPALPGGAQPESVDAGGRLATLAPPIPVRPVRGRAEGRRDFFKGLGTSGSNPKALLLYLALIPQFVDADAGLAVPLQTLILGLSHFGVSVLVYTFVALAARRLLRSRPAGARAVTLASGVLMVCLSLVLLAEQGASLIS; this is encoded by the coding sequence ATGGATTTTCAGCAGTTCGCGGGCTTTGCGATCGTCTCTGTCACCCTGGCCATGACTCCGGGGGCGGACTGGGCGTATTGCATCTCCTCCGGCCTGCGCGCCCGAAGGATTGCACCCGCGGTGGCCGGCCTGTCCGCCGGCTACCTTTTTCACACCGCACTGATCGTCGCCGGGCTTGCGGCGCTGATTTCCGCCACCCCGCAGCTTCTGGCCGGCCTGACACTGCTCGGCGCGGCTTACCTGCTCTGGCTGGGGATTTCCACGCTGCGCACCTGGCGCTCGGCCGGATTTACGACGACGACGGCGGGTTCCGGGGGTTCCGGTGCCGGTGGGTCGACGGGCGGTGCGGGACCCGCCCTGCCCGGCGGGGCTCAGCCGGAATCGGTTGACGCCGGAGGCAGGCTGGCCACCCTCGCCCCTCCGATTCCTGTCCGCCCCGTTCGGGGCCGCGCCGAGGGTCGGCGGGACTTCTTCAAGGGGCTGGGCACCAGTGGCAGCAACCCCAAGGCGCTGCTACTTTATCTGGCGCTCATCCCGCAGTTTGTCGACGCAGATGCCGGCCTGGCTGTACCACTGCAGACCCTGATCCTGGGACTGTCCCACTTTGGCGTGTCCGTGCTGGTCTACACTTTCGTGGCCCTTGCGGCCCGGCGGCTGCTGCGCTCGCGGCCGGCCGGTGCCCGCGCCGTTACGCTGGCCAGCGGCGTCCTGATGGTTTGCCTGTCCCTGGTGCTGCTCGCCGAACAGGGCGCTTCGCTGATCAGCTAG
- a CDS encoding Lrp/AsnC family transcriptional regulator produces MIDAIDHEILRLLQKDGRMSATALAAEVGLTVAPCHRRIKELERKGVLTGYRAVVDPAAVGLSFQALVFVTLRDRAQMLAFEEAVGLHEQIVKADRLFGDPDFLLKVIAADLPGYQQFYDDVLVSLPGVEKLTSTIVMKTVKEEAGLPLRGERSGRVP; encoded by the coding sequence GTGATTGACGCCATTGACCATGAAATTTTGCGCCTCCTCCAAAAAGACGGGCGGATGAGTGCCACGGCGCTCGCCGCTGAGGTGGGGCTGACGGTTGCGCCCTGCCACCGCCGCATCAAGGAGCTTGAACGCAAGGGAGTACTGACGGGCTACCGTGCCGTGGTTGATCCCGCCGCCGTCGGGCTGAGTTTCCAGGCCCTGGTGTTCGTGACCCTACGCGACCGTGCACAGATGCTTGCGTTTGAGGAGGCCGTTGGCCTGCACGAGCAGATCGTGAAGGCGGACAGGCTTTTCGGGGATCCGGATTTCCTGCTCAAGGTCATCGCGGCGGATCTCCCCGGCTACCAGCAGTTCTATGATGACGTGCTCGTGAGCCTGCCCGGCGTCGAGAAGCTCACCAGCACCATCGTGATGAAAACCGTGAAGGAAGAAGCCGGCCTGCCGCTCCGAGGTGAGAGGTCCGGACGAGTCCCGTAA
- a CDS encoding alpha/beta hydrolase family protein: MPAQSEHLTVAVGDGEVSAVYAQPADPWVSMVVAHGAGSGMEHPFLTGFTDAMNDGGVATWRFNFPYREAGKKFPDRAPAAIETWRAVMSAAKGRAGGAPVWACGKSFGGRMASRAVAEGMQAAGLVFLGYPLHPPGKPEKLRDEHLYGLTLPMLFLQGTRDPFALPGELEPVVEQIGRGAVVERVDGGNHMFEVRGNKRPQEWIGASLAEPVLKFMRGRHG, translated from the coding sequence ATGCCAGCTCAGTCCGAACATCTAACCGTGGCGGTCGGCGACGGCGAAGTCAGCGCCGTCTACGCTCAGCCCGCCGATCCGTGGGTGTCCATGGTCGTGGCACACGGCGCCGGGTCCGGAATGGAGCACCCGTTCCTCACCGGGTTTACCGATGCAATGAACGACGGCGGCGTGGCCACCTGGCGGTTCAACTTTCCTTACCGGGAGGCCGGGAAGAAGTTCCCGGACCGGGCTCCCGCCGCCATCGAGACGTGGCGCGCGGTGATGTCCGCCGCTAAGGGCCGTGCCGGCGGCGCACCAGTGTGGGCGTGCGGAAAGTCCTTCGGCGGCCGGATGGCGTCCAGGGCCGTGGCTGAGGGGATGCAGGCAGCGGGACTGGTGTTCCTGGGCTATCCCCTGCACCCGCCGGGCAAACCCGAAAAGCTGCGCGACGAGCATCTGTACGGATTGACCCTGCCCATGCTGTTCCTGCAGGGCACCCGGGATCCCTTCGCACTGCCGGGCGAACTGGAACCGGTGGTGGAGCAGATCGGGCGGGGCGCCGTCGTGGAACGCGTTGACGGCGGAAACCACATGTTCGAAGTGCGTGGGAACAAGCGTCCGCAGGAGTGGATCGGCGCATCCCTGGCCGAACCGGTGCTGAAGTTTATGCGGGGCCGTCACGGCTAA
- a CDS encoding flavin reductase family protein, giving the protein MRTDFDPAVMGGRSFYRLLTSVVVPRPIAWVSTVSADGVDNLAPHSFFTVASVNPPVVSFTSVGEKDSLRNIRETGEFVISLAPENLFEAINATGTGFTAEVSEFAAAGIEREPSATVRPPRVAGSPVALECRLREIHPVGDCFVVYGEIILAAIQTDTLDGDSHPRIEKLRPLSRLGLNEWGTIGEVRKITRIPAEEWPGHYRGDQLL; this is encoded by the coding sequence ATGAGAACGGATTTTGATCCAGCAGTCATGGGCGGCCGCAGTTTCTACCGGTTGCTTACCTCCGTGGTGGTGCCGCGCCCCATCGCCTGGGTTTCGACCGTCTCAGCCGATGGCGTGGACAATCTTGCCCCGCATTCCTTTTTTACCGTCGCATCGGTCAACCCGCCGGTGGTCTCCTTCACATCGGTGGGCGAGAAGGATTCGCTGCGCAACATCCGCGAGACGGGCGAGTTCGTCATCAGCCTCGCCCCGGAGAACCTGTTTGAGGCAATCAACGCCACCGGCACCGGCTTCACCGCTGAGGTCAGCGAGTTCGCCGCCGCGGGGATTGAGCGCGAGCCCAGTGCCACGGTGCGCCCTCCCCGCGTTGCAGGCTCCCCGGTGGCTCTTGAATGCCGGCTGCGGGAGATCCATCCGGTGGGCGATTGTTTTGTGGTCTACGGCGAAATCATCCTCGCGGCCATCCAGACGGACACGCTCGACGGCGATTCCCATCCGCGCATCGAAAAGCTGCGGCCGCTCTCCCGGCTGGGCCTGAACGAGTGGGGCACTATCGGCGAGGTCCGGAAGATCACCCGGATCCCTGCCGAAGAATGGCCCGGTCACTACCGGGGCGACCAGCTCTTGTAG